Below is a window of Humulus lupulus chromosome 9, drHumLupu1.1, whole genome shotgun sequence DNA.
ACAATATACCAATATTGTTGCGAACAGTCGCCTCAAACTGGATGGCATTTGATATAAAGATGCTTCATGTAAACAGTCTTCTAAGCTACTGTCTCTTTGTAACAAACCATGCATTGTTGCTGCCTCACATAATGTGGGGGCCAAAATGCCCTCGACTGTTCTAAGATCTTCAAAGGACATCGGTCCCTTTACATGGTTTAGCAATATCCGCATGAAATAACGCTCACCCTCAAATGGATTTGCTGTAACAATATGACCTATGACTGTTTTCATTTTTCGGGGAGTCCATTCTTTGTGTTGATGGTTCCAAACATAATATTCTGGAATTTGTTTGTACAGTAATTTCTTTGCATTTTCATCTACTCGATTtaatgcaaagaattgtgttagcATAGTTTTCCTAGAACGGTCTAAATTGAGGATGTTAATTAGATCGTCGTTTGCTTGGAAAGTGACCAGGTGTTGATCCTCCAAATGTAAATGCAAACTATACACTGCTGGGGACATCTCATTGATAATAAATCCATATATTCTCCACATTGCTTCTGGGGGAGCAATCCATCGGGCTGACTGGAATTGTTGGATTTCATCAACTTGTTGATTGTTTGTTTCAGAAACCAAGTTGAAAGTGACACGATCATGACCTTTATAAATGTACTTGTAAAGATATTTCACTGCTTTTATTGTAGAACAAATCTCTACATTAATGTGAGAGTCAAATGTTGCAAGGAGATACGGGTTGTATGGAACAACCCAACGATTGTCTAGATATTGTCCTCGAACCTTCACAGTCATTCCATTGTTTGAACGCCTATATATTGGGAAGCAATCGTTTCCAACAGTTGTTGCAGATGCATAATTCTTTGGATAATTACTTTTGCATCCACGATTTCCTTTCATGCAAACATTTGATGGATTCAATACTCCACATGGTCCATGCATCATGTGCTTCACAATAGCGTTATGGAGGTGGATGTTTGTATTTTTATCAGGTATCTCTGCTGATACGATCTCATCAAAAGATTCTGGTGCATGGAGTTTCCACTCATTTTGTAAGATAATTAATAAGTGGGCATGCGGAAGACCCCTTTTTTGGTGCTCAATAACATAGACATATGCTAACACTTTTCCGAATATTTGCCTTTTGAATAACTGGTCCTTTAATTCTTCCAATTTTGCATGAAAGACTCGAGCAACCAAATCAGGTCTATTTTGACTCTCCTCGTGTGGACTTAGTTCATTTGTAATTTCTGGTCAATTTGGATTGTATGTCATCGTTAAGAAAATGTCAGGTTTGTCGTAACGTTGAACTAAATCCATTGCTTCCATATATCTTTTTCTCATGTCTCTTGGTCCTCTAATAAAAGAAGATGGGAGTATAATCTGTTTCCCAACATTAGAAGGATTTGTTTCCCCAAGTGTAATTATATCAACAATACCTTGATAAAACTCTGATCGAATATGTTGTTGCTTGCCTTTAAAATAATCTAGTCTTGAGGTCTCGATCTTCACATACATATCAACTACAAACTGCTGCAATAATCGACCAGAAAGCAGCAAAATTGATCTGACATTTTCTTTTATTTGCAACTTGTAGCAATAATATTCGCGACATGAAACTATTGGGCACTTTCTTTGTTGGTTTAATCCTACAAAAGATGAATGTCAAGGAAATGTTACTAACTTGGATGTATATATACTAAAtgtatttttctaaattttttaataCCATAGTCTAACCTCGCTCTTCTGTTGCAAGTAGTTCTTGTGCAGTGGCTGATTCTTGAGGATTTATTGATGGGTTTGTTTCGTTGTACTTTGATCTGCTTCCTCTAATCCTTTGAATCCCTTGATGCCAACCAGTATCACCGAAAGGAAATAATATTGGATATTGCAGTGGATCATAACACCCAAAGTAATACTGAACTTTATGATTTCCACCAAAATGGTTATACACAAGAATGTTACGTCCTCTTGGTTGATCTCTATCATCATTTTCGACCCATATCGCTGCAACTTGTGAGGATGTAGGGGCATTGAATACATGTTGATCAAGCCCAGCATCTGTTTTTATATGAATGATTTGTTTTTCCAAATCAGGGATATCTCCAAGTGAacgaaaaaaaatagaataaggATTGATATGAAGAATATTGATGAATTGGGTTACAATTGATGGCTCCCTTCTGTCTGAATCAGAAATTCGATTTTGTAATTCATGCTCCGTGTCGTAGAAATACAATTGGAGATAAGAAGGATGACTATTGGAAGGGAGCAAATCGTTGATATAGTGATAGATTTGTCCTTGGGTTCTGAAAGTATATATTCCTCTATTTCTTCGACAGAGTTCTTTATCAAAATTAACACCGAACGATGTAAACACAAACTTATTGTTATAAGTTCGAATGTATGTTCAGAAATGTTGAGATTCACTACTGTTGGATGTAAACAACGCATAAAGCTCATTTGGTACATTATTTGTGGCTAGAGAAAATTTTCCATCAGCACAACAAAACCCAGTTGTTTCATGGCAGATTCTCTTTGCTTTACAATGTCGACAGCTAGGCACTAATGGAAGTGAATATGGTTCAGATGGCACTACTTTTAGCAATTGTCTAAATCCAGTAGAACGCGTATGCGATTGGCCTATTTTGATGAGAATGACTaattagaaaacaaaatgaaaCTGTCCATATTGTTTTgatgaataattttgaaaaactaactaattttatattaattcctTACCCCTACAAGGTCTTGGTATGTTTGTTTCATAGATTACATCCTGTCGAACAACATATGGGTCCTAttcataaaaaaatttgaaatgttAAGAAAAACGAATAGAAGGATGGTTGAATTAGACTATTGAGAAAAATAATTTCAGGGAAACCTGTTGGATAAATACATTTATAGATGAATTTGGCTCTAAATGAATTAGCCTGGTGCGATCACGATTGGGATAGATTAAGACTTCACGAGACGATCTCTCTTCATTGATGTCAGTATGAGTAAGAGAATTTCGTTGTCTCTTTGATACTCTTTGAAGAGGACTAACATGTTCAATATTGTTCGTATATTGAACACCAATATTTGAATATTGAGTAATCA
It encodes the following:
- the LOC133800097 gene encoding uncharacterized protein LOC133800097, encoding MTYMHYHDKPPTRRISYKDFSEEKKEEIRRKQRERYAKQKALKTNSIRINDTKSSNNDDLDTFDNDRTTVLITQYSNIGVQYTNNIEHVSPLQRVSKRQRNSLTHTDINEERSSREVLIYPNRDRTRLIHLEPNSSINVFIQQDPYVVRQDVIYETNIPRPCRGQSHTRSTGFRQLLKVVPSEPYSLPLVPSCRHCKAKRICHETTGFCCADGKFSLATNNVPNELYAFHPSYLQLYFYDTEHELQNRISDSDRREPSIVTQFINILHINPYSIFFRSLGDIPDLEKQIIHIKTDAGLDQHVFNAPTSSQVAAIWVENDDRDQPRGRNILVYNHFGGNHKVQYYFGCYDPLQYPILFPFGDTGWHQGIQRIRGSRSKYNETNPSINPQESATAQELLATEERGLNQQRKCPIVSCREYYCYKLQIKENVRSILLLSGRLLQQFVVDMYVKIETSRLDYFKGKQQHIRSEFYQEITNELSPHEESQNRPDLVARVFHAKLEELKDQLFKRQIFGKVLAYVYVIEHQKRGLPHAHLLIILQNEWKLHAPESFDEIVSAEIPDKNTNIHLHNAIVKHMMHGPCGVLNPSNVCMKGNRGCKSNYPKNYASATTVGNDCFPIYRRSNNGMTVKVRGQYLDNRWVVPYNPYLLATFDSHINVEICSTIKAVKYLYKYIYKGHDRVTFNLVSETNNQQVDEIQQFQSARWIAPPEAMWRIYGFIINEMSPAVYSLHLHLEDQHLVTFQANDDLINILNLDRSRKTMLTQFFALNRVDENAKKLLYKQIPEYYVWNHQHKEWTPRKMKTVIGHIVTANPFEGERYFMRILLNHVKGPMSFEDLRTVEGILAPTLCEAATMHGLLQRDSSLEDCLHEASLYQMPSSLRRLFATILVYCNPTNPRDL